In Candidatus Didemnitutus sp., the genomic window TGACGGCGCGGAGCAGAAACGAACTTCGCCAGGCTGTCGAAACAACAGTGCCGCGGTCGTGCCGCATGAGCCATGCACTCACGCCAGTCGGATTGTCACGTATTACGTGACAATTGCAGGCGGCGTTTTTGGGTGAAAACGCGCAGTGGAGAGCGCGACGGCGTTGGCGCGGGGGACGAACGGGCTCCGGTCTCTCCGGGCGGCTAGACTATGGCGCCGTCCGCGAAGACGATCTTGCCGCCGACGATCGTGGTCTTCACCCGGCCGGTGAGTTTCTTGCCATGCCACGGCGAATTGCGGCTCTTCGATTGGCCCTTCGTGGCGTCGTAGGTCCACTGCTCGGTCGGGTCGAAGAGGCAGACGTCGGCGTTGGCGCCTTCGGAGAGCGTGCCGGCGGGGAGTTTGAGGACGTTGGCGGCGCGGCGGGTCATTAGGTCGATGACGGAGGGGAGCTTGAAGCGCGCTTCGCCGACGAGGATGTCGAGTGTGACCGCGAGTGCGGTTTCGAGGCCGATGATACCGTTGGGCGCGTAGTCGAATTCGCGGTCCTTCTCGTCGGGCGAGTGCGGCGCGTGGTCGGTGCCGATGCAGTCGAGCGTGCCGTCCTTGAGGCCGGCGATGATGGCCTGCCGGTCCGCCTCGGTGCGGAGCGGCGGGTTCATCTTGAAATGCGTGTCGTAGGTCGCGAGCGCCTCGTCGGTGAGGGCAATGTGGTGCGGCGTGGCTTCGGCGGTGACGCGGACGCCATCCTTCTTCGCGCGGCGGAGCAACTCGACCGAGTAGGCCGAGCTGATGTGCTGCATGTGGATGTGCGCGTCGGTGTAGTGGGAGAGGATGATGTTGCGGGCGACGATGATGTCCTCGGCGGCGTGCGGCCAGCCCTTGAGGCCGAGGCGCGTCGAGACGGTGCCCTCGTTCATCACGGCCTTTTCGGTCAGCGAGTCGTCCTGGCAGTGGTCGAGCACGCAGAGATCGAACATCTTGGCGTATTCGACGGCGCGGCGCATGAGCTCGTTCGATTGGATGCAGAGGCCGTCGTCGGTGAGCGCGACAGCGCCATTGGCCTTGAGCGTGCCGTGCGGGGCAAGTTGCTTCCCGGCCATGCCGGTCGTGATGCACGCGGTGGGATAGACGCGGACGGCAGCCTTGCTGGCGGCGGCATTGACGAGCTGCAGCGTGC contains:
- a CDS encoding dihydroorotase, coding for MPDLLWIKNGRVIDPASKRDAVGDVFAIDGKIVASLSGAQKKQARVIDAKGLVVAPGLVDIHVHFREPGQTHKENILTGSRAAAAGGFTTVVCMPNTSPVIDNAGTLQLVNAAASKAAVRVYPTACITTGMAGKQLAPHGTLKANGAVALTDDGLCIQSNELMRRAVEYAKMFDLCVLDHCQDDSLTEKAVMNEGTVSTRLGLKGWPHAAEDIIVARNIILSHYTDAHIHMQHISSAYSVELLRRAKKDGVRVTAEATPHHIALTDEALATYDTHFKMNPPLRTEADRQAIIAGLKDGTLDCIGTDHAPHSPDEKDREFDYAPNGIIGLETALAVTLDILVGEARFKLPSVIDLMTRRAANVLKLPAGTLSEGANADVCLFDPTEQWTYDATKGQSKSRNSPWHGKKLTGRVKTTIVGGKIVFADGAIV